The Desulfomonilia bacterium DNA segment AGCCCTTTCAGGAAATCGACGGTTTCTTCTTTGAGTCCTTCGGTCAAGCTGTCGGCTATCACTATATAGTCGTTGTTTCCGAGCACAGCCTTTACATTGTTGTCTTTTAATATCTGAACCGCTTCATCGAGCGCGCTGGGATTGAGCGAATCGCATATATCGCCGAGGTGGATGATATCGACTGCACCGATGGATCTGAGTTTTTCGATTGCCTTTTCGAGTAGGGAATTGTTGCTGTGGGAGTCTGCGAGCAATCCTATCAGGCCTTTGTTCATGATAGGCTTTCCTGCCTCATCTTAAGGAATTTGAAGACCTTTCTCCAGAACCAGAATGTCTGGCGGTGGAAATGCCGGCCGCAGCCGTTGCCGAATAGCTTCCAGCCGAATTCCCGGTGATATTTTATGAAAAGGCTGAAGCGGCCCATTCTGACGCTGCCTTTGCTGATATACCAGCACCGGGGCGCTTTCACCGGTTCCCATCTGCCGGAAGCAAGCTTTAAGGTTTCAAGCGCAGCCAGGCTTGCGGCCAGCCATGAAACCGGACAGATAAGTGCAAGCTGCCTGTTCCCAAGGAAATAATCCCAGTACCAGCCTACGCGCCAGTCGCCGGATGTTATGAAATTATATTGAGCGCAGCGGTAGGCCCTTGTGTGCATCACCGCTCTCAGTCCTTTATATCCAAGCCTGGGGATGCCGAAGACATCTTCGATGGAAGGGGTCGTCGCATCGATTACGCAAACCCAGCCCATCGAGCCTGACGGCATGCACAGCACGGCAGGTTTGGCATGCCTCCTGGCGGCACGGAAAATCAAAACGCTGTATGATAGGTCATCAACTGCAGGGATTATAATGTCAGCTTTTGAAACCAGGCTGTCAATCCCGGTTTCATCGGGCAGGCGGTCAACAGCCGTAATGTTCATACATGGATTTATGGCTTTAAGAGCTTTGCTTATAACGCCGATCTTGTTTTTGCCGGCAGAGTCGGTAAAGCACAAAGGCTGGCGGTTGACATCCTGCAACACATAGCTGTCAACGCCAGCAATCGTAAGGTGCTCGAACCCGCACCTTGCAAGTTCCAGAGCGATGGTTTCACCCGTGCCGCTGTCGCCAATGATTAGGATACGGATATTACGTATTCTTTCCTGTTCATTATCGGTGAGAACGCCGTAGTTGCGTTTGAAGAGTTCTTTATATGAGGCCATTCCGCTTTCTTTCGATATGGCCGTAGAGTTTTCTGAATGCAAGCCACCAGGCCTTCTGTCCGAGTTCGAGAAACGGGCCGAACTTAGTCTGGAATATTTTATACATGAGCTTTCTCTGCCAGATAAGGAGCGTTGTCAGGCTTATGCCGTTTATCCTCTGAACCTTTATGAGCTTATGAGTTATGGAATAATATCTGGGTGAAGTTACTGCCTTCCATTTGCCTGTTATGGTCTTGACGATTTCCATTGCGCCTATGGATGAGCATGTCCAGACAATCGGGCAAAGCTGCGTGGGAGGGGCCCCTTCAAAAACGAACCTCCTGTAATAGTCGATCTGCCAGCTTGCCACAGGCACATAGAAATATGTCCCGAACTTGTAGCGGGGAGTATTGAACATTTCTTTAAGTTCTTCATAGGTAACGAGCTTCGGTACCCCTTCGATGTCCTCAACTGGCGGGCTATCAGGCATTATCATGCTCACATGCCCCCAGGTACCGGAAGGAACGATAAGCAGTGCGGGTTTGCCAAGACGCTGGGCGTCACGGAACATTATAAGACTGAATGCGAAATCATCCGCCGCCGGAAAAACAATATCCACTTTTTTGATCAATTCCCTGATTTCTTCGTGACCGAGCTTTATGCCGTGTGTCTCAATATGTGCTTCAGGGTTGATCCTTTTTATTTGCTCTTCAACAGCCTCGGCCTTGTTTATGCCGATGGTATTTTCAAAGCAGCATATCTGACGGTTCATATTGGACGGTTCGTATCTGTCAGGCTCGATAAGGATGAAATTTTCAACGCCTGAACGCGCAAGGATTATTGCCACGGTTCCGCCTATGCCGCCGCACCCGGCGATCAGAATTTTAGCAGCCTTGAGCCTTGACTGTTCCTTCTCGGTGAATATCCCGTAGTTTCTTTCAAAAAGGGTCCGGTAGATGTCCAATGTTTCCTCCCTGGAAATCGAAGGCCATAATAACACAAAAAAATATCAACACAGAAGGTGGAATTGAACAAGGCTTTCATGTAATATTCAGGGAATGGAAAATTCAGGAAAAGACGATTTGAACATAAACAAGCAAATGAACAAAAAGAAAATACTGACTATGGCCGGGGCATTTTGTGTCCTTTGCGCATACTTTGCTTTAAGCTGGATGATCGATATCAGGTTCGCTGCAAAGGAAGAAGAGAGGTATTCAAAAGAGATGCTTTCAAAGGCCCAGGCGGCGGGCGATATAATTTCATCGAGGGTGAAAAATCTTTCCAATGCATTGGATATTTTCCGCAGGTTTTATCTGACGGAATTTGCCTCGGAAAAAAGGGGATTAGGTTCCGTGATCGACCTTTTCGAAGAGGAATTGAATTCATTTCCTGAGCTTCTCAGTCTTTCATACATGAGCGCAACAGCCGAACTTGTCTATGCAAGGGGTATCGAGGGTGATGAAGGCGAGGCCGCTGTAAATGCTTCCATTGACTGGACAAAGGAATACTGGTCAAGGATTGGCCCTGATGATGAAAAGCCTTTTTATACACCTTTAAAATCGATAGGCGGGAACTTTCTCCAGGGAATTTTATTTCCTGTCGCCGTTGATGACAAAATCGCAGGCGGCCTGATTGCAGTAATCGATGCAGAGACAGTCGCATCAAAGAGCTTTGAGCTTGTGGACATTCCGGAAGGTTCAACCATATTCCTTGCAGAAATGACTGGGAAGGTGATTTCTTACTCCACTAAAGGAGACAATAAAAGCGTGCCCGTTGCTTCATTTGTTACAAAGGCGTTTATGCAGAAGGCAATCGCGACACAAAACGGATGTCAGTCTTTTGAAGTCACTATGGAAGAAAAACCCGGAAATAAAAAAAGTACCTGCCGGATGAATATTGCATGGCAGCAGGTAAGGCTTGGTTCAAAGGATGCCGTAATAGCATTTGCCGCGCCTGCGGCTGATTCTGTAAGGATGTTCAGGAAAGCACGACCGGCTCACATGCTGCTTGAGTTTTTATTTGCGGTTGTTGTTGCGATCTCAATCGCTTTTTTCCTGAAAAGGAAGAAAAACGGACATGAGGAGACAGGGGAAGGTCCGGATTGATATCGGCTGACCGGTATGATAGCCGTTGATGAATGCCAGCAATGTATTAAGGAGGGCATTATGCAGAAAATCCCATCAAAAGGTTTGACAAGACGCGAGTTCGTTGCCGGAACATTGGCTGCAGCGGTTATGGCTTCCATGCCTCAGACGGGGTATGCAGAAGAAACAAAAGATAACAATCTGACAAGGATCGATAAAAAAAAGATTGTTCTTCTATATAACTGCAATTTAATAGATGTCCGCACCGGGAAACTGATTCCCAATGGGTACATAATATACAGTAATTCTAAAATAATTGCTGTCGGTGCGGGGGAAATCAATCCTGACTATGCACAGAAGATAAACCTTAAAGGCGCATATGTGATTCCCGGACTGATTGACGGTCATTGCCACACGACCGCATCGCCTGTTTACGGTTCCAGTATCTGGGGTATTTTCAAACTGATTGAACTTCAGAGAAGGCATTTTCCCAGCTGCATTAACGGCGGCGTGACCACGGTGAGGGACATGGGCTCATTCCCGCCCATACTGCATGGTTATATAAAAGACATCAATAAGGGAAAGCTGACCGGGCCTCGTGTCGTCTACTGTAATTCCATAATCAACATAAACGGCGGGCATCCCGATATAAAGCCTACAGACATCACGATGTTCGCTGATCTGGCAAAGCCTTTTATGGGATCGCTCCAGGCCAACTTCAAAAACAATGACGAACTTATGAAGGCCCTCGATGAAAACACGACCGATGCCTCTTTCATAAAACTTACCATTGACAATAAATCGATCTTCCCGAAAAAGGGTGACATACCTGTCTACACCGATGAGCAGCTTAAAATGATATTTGATTACGCCGAGAAAAAAAGCCTCCCGGTTTCATGCCACAATCATCGCAAATGGGGTTATGACCGCGCCATGAAATATCCCTTCAATTCAATCGAGCACACTATTGGAGATGCGTATCTGACAGATGATGAGACAAACCTGATGGCTAAGAGAAAAGTATCCATTGTTCCTACTCTTACTATCGCCCAATGCTTTCTGATTGAAGATGCGTATGATACAGTCCCGGCGCAGTTCAGGAATGATTTCATCGATAATGAAGTAAGGATCAGGAACGATTACGTCAATAACCAGGGATACAAGGATTTCGACCCGAAACTGAACCAGGCGAACATTGACAGCATGAAGCTTTATAAGACGATGGGCAAGGATAATCTGTATAAGAACAAAAAATTTCTTGTGGACCCCGACCTCTATTACAGCATCATGCTTCATGCTCCCCAGAATATGAAGAAGATGAAAGACTCGGGCGTCAACATCGGTGTCGGTATTGATGCAGGGATGCCCTTTGCCTATTTCGGGGGTTATTACAGGGAACTCGAACTGCTCACAAGGGTTGGTTTCACGAATGCCGAAGTCCTCAGATGTGCAACGCTCAACAATGCGAAGATCCTATGCATGGAGGACAGAATCGGGACACTCGAACCCGGAAAATATGCTGACCTGGTTGTATATGCTGAAAATCCGCTTGATAGAATCGAGGTATGCAGAACGCCGAAGATGGTATTCAGGGATGGTGATATCCTTTTTTCTGCGGAAACGGTAATGATTGAAAATCCAGTTAAGGATAAGGCATAGACTGATAAAGAAGCCTTGTACGGCTCACCTTTAAACCCGGCGCTTAGTATTTTTGAGGGCCTTAAATATTAATTGTCACGGACATCTTTAATCTTGAATAAAATAGAACCTCATGATATAGACTTCCTGTTAAAAAATTAACAGCTCAAACAAAAATTCTTTGGAGGCGAAAATGTCAGCAGTTCAGGCAGCAAATCTTAGCGGCCTCGAGGAGTTCACATCCGAGCAGATAGCAAAAATGGATGCTATCATAGCGAATTACAAGGGCAAGCCGGGTGCACTCATTCCGGTGCTCGAGCAGGTTCAGGAAGAACTCGGATTTCTCCCGATGGCGGTTCAGCAGAGGGTGGCGAACGGTCTTAACCTACCGGTTGCCAATGTCTATGGCGTCGTAACATTCTATTCATTCTTCACGATGGTCCCAAGGGGAAAACACAATATCCGGGTATGCCTCGGGACGGCATGTTATGTCAGAGGTTCACAGAGGCTTCTGGAAACCCTTACCGGTATTCTCGGTATAGAGCCGGGCGGCTGCACAGAGGACAGGCAGTTCTCTCTTGAAACGGTCCGGTGCCTGGGAGCATGCGGTCTGGCGCCCGTTGTCGTAGTTGATAACGATACGCACGGCCAGATGAAAGTGGCAAAGCTGGAAAGCTTGCTGGCGCAGTACAAATAGGAGGCTTACATTATGGCGAAGCTTACGATTGAAGATCTTAAAAAGATAAAGGAAAAAGTCGAGAAGGAAGATCAGTTCCGTTCAGGCGAAAAAAGGGTAAAGATCAATGTCCATATGGGAACCTGCGGAATTGCATCGGGCGCCAAGGAAGTGCTCGATACGGTCATGGAAGAGATTGAAGAGAATAAGTCAAATGACGTTCTTGTAACGACATCAGGCTGCATCGGAATCTGCAGCAGAGAGCCTCTTGTAACTATAGAAGAGCAGGGCAAGGATGCAACCGTTTATGAATATGTAAACAAAAACAAGATGAGACAGATTTTCAAACGTCATGTCATGGGCGGCGAAATACAGAGCGATTTCGTAATGGCCCGCGGCAAAGAGCAGGATGGGAGGTAGGTCATGGCAGCCAGAGTTTTCAGGGCACACATACTTGTCTGCGGCGGAACAGGCTGCAGGGCGACAGGCAGCGAAGCGATCCTGAGCGACGTCGTAAAGGAGCTCGCCAAGAAGGGGCTTACAAATGAGGTAAGTGTTGTCGAAACCGGATGTAACGGTTTCTGCGCAGCGGGCCCCATCATGGTAATATATCCTGAAGGTACTTTCTATCAGTACGTAAAAGCATCCGATGTTCCCGAGATTATAGAAGAACATATCGTCAAGGGGCGTCCGGTTCAGAGGCTCATGTACAAAGAACCCGTAACCGAAAAGCCGATTCCCCACATGCAGGAGATACCATTCTTCGGCAAGCAGATGCTTATTGCCCTTAAGAACAGGGGGCTTATCGATGCCGAGAAGATTGATGAATACATAGCCCGCGACGGTTACATGGCGGCGGCGAAAGCGCTTACCGAAATGAAACCGGACGAGGTTATCGAGCAGGTAAAGAAATCTGGACTTCGCGGCCGTGGGGGCGGAGGATTCCCAACAGGCATGAAGTGGTCTTTTGCACGCAAGAGTCCTGGAGATGAGAAATTCATCCTCTGCAATGCAGACGAAGGCGACCCGGGAGCATTCATGGACCGTTCTGTCCTAGAAGCCGATCCTCATGCCGTACTCGAAGGCATGATAATCGCAGGTTACTCAATCGGCGCAAGCCAGGGTTACATCTATTGTCGTGCTGAGTATCCTCTTGCAATCAAGAGGCTCAATCTGGCAATCGAACAGGCGCGCGAATACGGCCTGCTCGGAAAGAATATTCTTGGTTCAAACTACAGCCTTGATATCGAAGTCTATCAGGGCGCAGGCGCATTCGTATGCGGCGAAGAAACAGCTCTTATGGCATCGATCGAAGGCCGCCGCGGCATGCCGAGGCCTAGACCGCCGTTCCCTGCAACATCGGGTCTCTGGAACAAGCCTTCGGTTCTCAACAATGTCGAGACGTTTGCAAATATTCCTCAGATCATTCTGAAAGGCGGCGACTGGTATGCATCAATCGGCACCCAGGGTTCAAAGGGCACGAAGGTTTTCGCACTGACCGGTGCAGTCAACAACGTAGGTCTTGTCGAAGTCCCGATGGGAACGCCGATCGGCGACATTATTTTCGATATCGGCGGCGGAATCCCGAAGGGCAAGAATTTCAAGGCGGCTCAGCTGGGCGGACCTTCCGGCGGATGTATTCCTGCTCAGGCATTGAACACCCCTACAGACTATGAAGAGATAGTAAAGCTCGGCGCAATCATGGGTTCCGGCGGCCTCATCGTCATGGATGAAGATACCTGTATGGTCGATACTGCCAGATTCTTCATGGAATTCTGCCAGGAAGAGTCCTGCGGTAAATGTACGCCATGCCGCGAAGGCACCAAGCGCATGCTCGAAATACTTCAGAAAATATGCAATGGCAAAGGCGAACCGGGCGATATCGAACTACTGGAAGATCTTGCCGGAGTAATCAAAGATTCAGCCCTTTGCGGACTTGGCCAGACAGCACCGAATCCGGTTCTTTCAACACTCAAATATTTCAGGGATGAGTACGAAGCACATATCTATGACAAGAAGTGCCCGGCGGCCGTATGTTCGGCTCTGTTCAAATCACCCTGTCAGCATGCATGTCCGATAGACATGGATATACCGGGTTATATAGCGCTGATAAGGGCGGGCAGGCTCGATGATGGTTACAAGCTCATGAAGCAGACAAACCCGTTCCCCGGCGTATGCGGCCGCGTATGCCCGCAGTTCTGCGCTTCAAAATGCCGCAGAGGCCAGCTGGACGAGCCTATGGCTATCGCATGGCTCAAGAGGTATATTGCAGACAACGGCAAGCGACCGGAAGTAAAGGCCGTCGAAGTTACCAGAAAGCAGAAGATAGCCATAATCGGCGCAGGCCCTGCAGGTCTTACCGCTGCTCAGGACCTGGCAAAGAGAGGCTACAAGGTTACAGTATTCGAGAGTCTTCCGAAGGCGGGCGGCATGATGAGATATGCTATCCCCGAATACAGAATGCCGCGCAACATTATTGACCTTGAGGTGGCTGACATTGCAGCACTTGGTGTTGAGATCAAGACAAACTGCAAAATCGGAAAGGACATCAGCTTTGACAAGCTGAAAAAAGATTATGATATTGTCCTTCTAGCAATAGGCGCCCAGAAGAGCTGGACCCTGGATATCGAAGGCGAGGATTCAAAGGGTGTTTACGGTGCCGTTGAATTCCTGCGCGAAGTAAATCTTGGCAAAAAAGTCAAGGTCGGGTCCAAGGTCGCTGTCATAGGCGGTGGAAATTCCGCAATCGACGCTGCAAGGACAGCGCTCAGGCTTGGAGCGAAAGATGTTACAATCCTTTATCGCCGCGAAAGAAAAGATATGCCTGCCTGGGAAAACGAAATTGTTGCGGCAGAGCATGAAGGCGTCAGAATTGAATACCTGGTTGCTCCTACAAAGGTTGTCAGCAAGGCGGGAAAAGTTACAGGCATAGAGTGCGAACGTATGAAACTTGCCGAATTCGACAAATCGGGAAGGCGCCGTCCAAAAGCCATTGCCGACAGCAAGTATGTTATCGCAGTTGATACAATCATCCCTGCAATTTCTCAGGCCCTTGATGCTGACTGGCTTGATGAGAGTTCAGGTATAACAGTTACAAAAGGCGGCACCGTTGCCGTTGCCGGAAGGACAAAAACTGCGACTACGGCTGAAGGCATATTCGTAGCCGGCGACGCTGCAAAGGGACCTGCAACAGTTGTTGAGGCCATTGCAATGGGTCATCAGTCGGCTGCTGAAATAGACAGCTACATCAGGAAGCTTAACGGCGAACCTGAGTACAAGATGCCTGAGAGCGAAAAGATAGACATCCCGTTCGAGGTTGACGAAGAGGTTGTCGAGACCCCGAAAACGGAAATGCCCGAACTGAGCCTTAAGGCAAGGGCCGGCAATTTTGACGAAGTCGAGACCGGATACAACAAGAAACTTGCCTACAAGGAGGCATGCCGCTGCCTGAGGTGCGATGCCGAACTTTAGTATCTGAATCAAACAAATTTTTAAAGGTGTCAACGGCCGGGACTTTTAAAAGTTCCGGCCGTTTTCTTTGATCAAGTGAAGTTACTTCCCGGTTGAATATCAATAATAATCCACATTTGTCCCTCATTGACAGATAATTGGCATTGACCTATATAACATAAGGAAATCATAAGGCGTTATGCAATTGATGACATAATAATACGCGAAGATAACATGATGAAAATCAAGATGATATCTCTCGATAAAGCATTTTGATTCTGGGTCAATTAACAGGGAATGATTACATAAAAACTTGTTTGGTAACTTGTTCCGATAAAGCAATCAAGCACTAATGGGAGGGAGATCAATGAAAATCACCATCAATCGAAATGAATTGGAATTCCAGGCCGGTAAGACAGTTTATGAAGTGGCCAGGGAAAACGGTATTTATATACCCGTCCTCTGCCATCATGAACTTGTAAAACCGGTCGGCGCATGCAGGGTATGTGTGGTTGAGATTCAGGGTGCCAGAAACCTTGTCGCGTCATGTGCCATGCCTGCAGAAGACAACATGAAGGTATTTACCAATACCGACAGGGTGCTCAATGCAAGAAAGCTCGTTGTCGAACTTCTCATGACGCAGGGACAGCATAACTGTATTACATGCGAATCGAGCGGAGACTGCGTGTTGCAGGATCTTGCATATTCTCTAGGCGTCGAAAAGCCAAGGTTTCCTGAGCCTGAAAAGCTGCCTCAAATAGAGCAGGGCAACGAAATGATTGTACGCGACATGAAGAAATGCGTTCTTTGCGGGCTTTGCGTACGTGCCTGCAACGAGGTTCAGGTAAATCAGGTGCTTGATTTTACGGGACGTGGGCCAACTGCAAAGGTCGGGCCTCCTTTCGAAAGGCTTTACGAAGAATCCGACTGCGTCTTCTGCGGCGAATGTGTCCGTTTTTGCCCGGTAGGCGCGCTTTATGAAAAGCAAGGCAGGTTCAAAGGCAGGGGGAAGGGCCTTCAAAAGGTGAGGACAACCTGTTCATATTGCGGTGTCGGTTGTCAGATGGATGTATGCGTCAATGACGGCCAGATTGCGAAAGTGACGACCGCAAGAGAAGGAATGCCGTTGCCAAACAAGGGCAGCCTCTGCATAAAAGGCCGTTTCGGTTACGATTATGTGGGTCATCCGGACAGGCTCAAAGCTCCTCTTATAAAGGTTGATGGAGAGTTTAAGGAGGCATCCTGGGACGAGGCGATCGGTTTCATCGCGGATAAGCTTTTCAAAATCAGGGAAGCAAATGGAGCGGATGCCGTTGCCGGGTTTTCATCCGCGCGATGCACAAATGAAGAGAACTACCTGTTTCAGAAATTTTTCAGGGCGATACTTGGAACCAATAATGTCGACCATTGCGCCCGGCTTTGACACAGCTCAACCGTGGCCGGTCTGGCCACCGCATTCGGTTCCGGTGCAATGACTAATTCGATAGAAGACCTCGAAGAAAGCAGATGCTTCCTTGTAACAGGTTCAAATACGACAGAAAATCATCCCGTCATTTCAACATTCATCAAAAGAGCGGTAAAGCAAGGGGGAGCCAAGCTCATACTCGTTGATCCCAGAAATATCGAGCTCTCGAAATTTGCAGCCATTCACCTCAAACAGAAACCCGGCAGCGATATTGCCTGGATCAACGGTATGATCAACATAATTATCAAAGAAGGACTGCTCGATGAGAAGTTTATAGCGGAAAGGACCGAGAACTTTGATGCCCTGAAGGAAGCTGTTTTAAAATATACGCCCGAGTATGTTGAGGAAATTTCAGACATCCCGAAAGAAGATCTTATCAGGGCTGCAAGGATGTATGCCTCATCAGGTGCGTCCGCCATAGTTTATGCAATGGGTATTACTCAGCACATAACAGGCACCGATGCCGTGAAGTCGCTGGCTAACCTTTCAATGGTCACAGGCAATATCGGCAGACCCGGAACAGGTGTGAATCCGCTTCGCGGTCAGAACAATGTCCAGGGCGCCTGCGACATGGGCTGTCTGCCGGGAAATTTCCCGGCTTACATGCAGGTTGCAAACGATGAGCACAGGGCTAAATTTGAATCTGCCTGGGGATGCACTCTTAACGCGAAACCCGGGCTTACAATTCCAAAGATCATAGAAGGTGCTGATAGGGGGACAATTAAAGCACTCATCATAATGGGTGAAAACCCCATGATGTCAGATCCTGACATCGCTCATGTGGAACATGCCCTGGGCAAGCTCGATCTGATGGTTGCCATGGATATATTCATGAATGAAACGACTGCACTTGCTGATGTTGTACTTCCAAGCGCCTCATGGCCTGAAAAGGACGGTACTTTTACCAATACGGAAAGAAAGGTGCAGCGTGTCAGAAAGGCCGTTACAGCACCCGGTCTGGCGCTTCCCGACTGGAAGATTCTTGAAATGCTCGCCAATAAAATGGGCGCTTCATGGAACTATGCTGATGCAAATGCCATAATGGAAGAGATCAGGTCGGTTACCCCTTCATATAAAGGTATAAGCTATCAGAGGCTTGAAAATGAAGGTTTGCAGTGGCCATGCCCCAACGAAGAACATCCCGGCACCCGGATTCTCCATTCTGCCGCATTTACGCGTGGTAAAGGCCTTTTTACCGTTAATCACTATATGCCGCCCGCCGAGGTTACCGATAACCAATATCCTTTCATTCTGACAACAGGCCGTATTCTTCAGCAGTACCATACAGCGACAATGACGAGACGCTCAAAGGGTCTTGTTTCAATGACGCCCGATGCCTTTGTCGAGATAAATCCTGTTGATGCAAAGGAACTTGGAATAGCTGCAGGAGACAAGATTGAAATATCTTCACGCAGGGGAAAGATAACGGTCAATGCGGATGTAACGTCAAGCGTTGATAAGGGTGTTGTTTTTGTCCCGTTCCATTATCATGAAGCTGCAGTTAATAGACTGACAAATACGGCTATCGACCCAATCGCTAATATACCTGAGTACAAGGTATGCGCCGTGAGTTTAAAGAAAGCCCTGTAAACAGTATGATAATTGATCAATTTTGAACCAAGCATCTGCGGATGGCAGTTCAGCTGTCCGCAGATGTCCGAAGCAGCTTTTCAGTAAACCAGACTCGATGGCCTCGCAAAAACCCCTTTTTAATCAAGCAGATCTTTAATTTCTAATAAGAAGGCATAATACCCACTTGACATCACAGAAGATGCATAGTATGATAAGTAATACTTGAAATAATATAGTCATGTTTTTGAAGGAGGTCTGATGGTTTTATATAATGTATTGAGGAGGAATTCCCTGATTGCCGTGCTGACTGCACTGGTTTTCATGTCATCATGCAAGCCGCAGGCGGTTATTGTTGTGGATGCGGAATCAGGGGATGCTCCGTTTGTCGTTAACTTTGATGCCTCCGGGAGCAGGGATATGGGTAAAGACATCAGGGAATATTCCTGGGACTTTGATAATGATGGAACTCTCGATGCATCGGGTGTAAAGGTCGGGCATACATTCAATAATCCCGGAGAATATACCGTTAAGCTTGTTGTGAGAGATGCCGGGAACAGAACTTCGGAGGCTTTCAAGACAATAACGGCCAGGGAGGTCATTCTGAGAGCAAAGATAATGGCCGGAACTGCTGCCTGTGTTTCCACTCCTGTAACATTCGATGCCTCGGCCAGTTTCGATAAGGATAATGATATAATCGGTTATGAATGGGACTTCGATAATGACGGAGTTGTTGACGCTTACGGCATAAATGCCAGTCACAGCTTTTCTGAAGAAAGAGCATATAAGGTGAGACTGCTTGTTCGTGATGCAAAGGGAAATACATCACAGGCCTTTCATGACATAAGGATATACGGCAGCCCGTCCCTTGAGATTGGAGTTGATGAAGAGAGGATAGTATATCCCTTCATGACCACATTGAGATGGCATGCAGAGAATATTACAAACCTGAGCATAACAGACAACAACAGCGGATATAAGGTCTATGAAGGGCAGGCCTCTGATGATTTTGAAAATAT contains these protein-coding regions:
- a CDS encoding ThiF family adenylyltransferase, with the protein product MHSENSTAISKESGMASYKELFKRNYGVLTDNEQERIRNIRILIIGDSGTGETIALELARCGFEHLTIAGVDSYVLQDVNRQPLCFTDSAGKNKIGVISKALKAINPCMNITAVDRLPDETGIDSLVSKADIIIPAVDDLSYSVLIFRAARRHAKPAVLCMPSGSMGWVCVIDATTPSIEDVFGIPRLGYKGLRAVMHTRAYRCAQYNFITSGDWRVGWYWDYFLGNRQLALICPVSWLAASLAALETLKLASGRWEPVKAPRCWYISKGSVRMGRFSLFIKYHREFGWKLFGNGCGRHFHRQTFWFWRKVFKFLKMRQESLS
- a CDS encoding amidohydrolase family protein; the encoded protein is MQKIPSKGLTRREFVAGTLAAAVMASMPQTGYAEETKDNNLTRIDKKKIVLLYNCNLIDVRTGKLIPNGYIIYSNSKIIAVGAGEINPDYAQKINLKGAYVIPGLIDGHCHTTASPVYGSSIWGIFKLIELQRRHFPSCINGGVTTVRDMGSFPPILHGYIKDINKGKLTGPRVVYCNSIININGGHPDIKPTDITMFADLAKPFMGSLQANFKNNDELMKALDENTTDASFIKLTIDNKSIFPKKGDIPVYTDEQLKMIFDYAEKKSLPVSCHNHRKWGYDRAMKYPFNSIEHTIGDAYLTDDETNLMAKRKVSIVPTLTIAQCFLIEDAYDTVPAQFRNDFIDNEVRIRNDYVNNQGYKDFDPKLNQANIDSMKLYKTMGKDNLYKNKKFLVDPDLYYSIMLHAPQNMKKMKDSGVNIGVGIDAGMPFAYFGGYYRELELLTRVGFTNAEVLRCATLNNAKILCMEDRIGTLEPGKYADLVVYAENPLDRIEVCRTPKMVFRDGDILFSAETVMIENPVKDKA
- the nuoF gene encoding NADH-quinone oxidoreductase subunit NuoF, with translation MAARVFRAHILVCGGTGCRATGSEAILSDVVKELAKKGLTNEVSVVETGCNGFCAAGPIMVIYPEGTFYQYVKASDVPEIIEEHIVKGRPVQRLMYKEPVTEKPIPHMQEIPFFGKQMLIALKNRGLIDAEKIDEYIARDGYMAAAKALTEMKPDEVIEQVKKSGLRGRGGGGFPTGMKWSFARKSPGDEKFILCNADEGDPGAFMDRSVLEADPHAVLEGMIIAGYSIGASQGYIYCRAEYPLAIKRLNLAIEQAREYGLLGKNILGSNYSLDIEVYQGAGAFVCGEETALMASIEGRRGMPRPRPPFPATSGLWNKPSVLNNVETFANIPQIILKGGDWYASIGTQGSKGTKVFALTGAVNNVGLVEVPMGTPIGDIIFDIGGGIPKGKNFKAAQLGGPSGGCIPAQALNTPTDYEEIVKLGAIMGSGGLIVMDEDTCMVDTARFFMEFCQEESCGKCTPCREGTKRMLEILQKICNGKGEPGDIELLEDLAGVIKDSALCGLGQTAPNPVLSTLKYFRDEYEAHIYDKKCPAAVCSALFKSPCQHACPIDMDIPGYIALIRAGRLDDGYKLMKQTNPFPGVCGRVCPQFCASKCRRGQLDEPMAIAWLKRYIADNGKRPEVKAVEVTRKQKIAIIGAGPAGLTAAQDLAKRGYKVTVFESLPKAGGMMRYAIPEYRMPRNIIDLEVADIAALGVEIKTNCKIGKDISFDKLKKDYDIVLLAIGAQKSWTLDIEGEDSKGVYGAVEFLREVNLGKKVKVGSKVAVIGGGNSAIDAARTALRLGAKDVTILYRRERKDMPAWENEIVAAEHEGVRIEYLVAPTKVVSKAGKVTGIECERMKLAEFDKSGRRRPKAIADSKYVIAVDTIIPAISQALDADWLDESSGITVTKGGTVAVAGRTKTATTAEGIFVAGDAAKGPATVVEAIAMGHQSAAEIDSYIRKLNGEPEYKMPESEKIDIPFEVDEEVVETPKTEMPELSLKARAGNFDEVETGYNKKLAYKEACRCLRCDAEL
- a CDS encoding NAD(P)H-dependent oxidoreductase subunit E; the protein is MSAVQAANLSGLEEFTSEQIAKMDAIIANYKGKPGALIPVLEQVQEELGFLPMAVQQRVANGLNLPVANVYGVVTFYSFFTMVPRGKHNIRVCLGTACYVRGSQRLLETLTGILGIEPGGCTEDRQFSLETVRCLGACGLAPVVVVDNDTHGQMKVAKLESLLAQYK
- a CDS encoding (2Fe-2S) ferredoxin domain-containing protein, whose translation is MAKLTIEDLKKIKEKVEKEDQFRSGEKRVKINVHMGTCGIASGAKEVLDTVMEEIEENKSNDVLVTTSGCIGICSREPLVTIEEQGKDATVYEYVNKNKMRQIFKRHVMGGEIQSDFVMARGKEQDGR
- a CDS encoding ThiF family adenylyltransferase, giving the protein MDIYRTLFERNYGIFTEKEQSRLKAAKILIAGCGGIGGTVAIILARSGVENFILIEPDRYEPSNMNRQICCFENTIGINKAEAVEEQIKRINPEAHIETHGIKLGHEEIRELIKKVDIVFPAADDFAFSLIMFRDAQRLGKPALLIVPSGTWGHVSMIMPDSPPVEDIEGVPKLVTYEELKEMFNTPRYKFGTYFYVPVASWQIDYYRRFVFEGAPPTQLCPIVWTCSSIGAMEIVKTITGKWKAVTSPRYYSITHKLIKVQRINGISLTTLLIWQRKLMYKIFQTKFGPFLELGQKAWWLAFRKLYGHIERKRNGLI